Proteins encoded together in one Lachnospiraceae bacterium JLR.KK008 window:
- a CDS encoding sugar ABC transporter permease, producing MISKGAQDRKRTFMIITIVAVALFFCFNTLPLIKGFMYSFTNFKGYGSYEWVGMRNYADLVGDARVGKSYLFTFKYAVVGTIITNIISLLLALGLNGKIKGKSVMRGVYFIPNVLGGLVIGYIFSFFFTYVLPVIGQSMGIEAISSSMLSSTDKAWIAIVVVGCWQAIAMNTIIYISGLQTVPEDVYEAGAIDGVTGWKQFKSLTFPLIIPFFSINMVLCMKNFLMVFDQVMALTKGGPSQSTESISYLIYNNGMSGGQFGFQSANAFVFFVVIVAISVIQMTATGKKEEQL from the coding sequence ATGATTTCAAAAGGTGCACAAGACAGAAAAAGAACATTTATGATCATTACGATCGTAGCAGTGGCGCTGTTCTTCTGCTTTAATACGCTGCCGCTGATCAAAGGGTTTATGTACAGCTTTACAAATTTCAAGGGTTATGGTTCCTATGAGTGGGTAGGTATGAGAAACTATGCAGACCTTGTAGGAGACGCCAGAGTCGGCAAATCCTATCTGTTCACATTTAAGTATGCCGTAGTGGGTACCATCATCACCAATATTATCAGTTTGCTGCTTGCACTGGGACTGAATGGCAAGATCAAGGGAAAGAGCGTAATGCGCGGCGTCTACTTCATTCCAAACGTGCTGGGGGGGCTTGTCATTGGCTATATCTTCAGTTTCTTCTTTACATATGTGCTTCCGGTTATCGGACAGAGCATGGGGATCGAAGCGATCAGCAGCAGTATGCTTTCCAGTACAGATAAGGCATGGATCGCGATTGTTGTCGTTGGATGCTGGCAGGCAATCGCTATGAACACGATCATTTATATTTCCGGTTTGCAGACAGTTCCGGAGGATGTATACGAGGCGGGTGCCATCGACGGCGTAACAGGCTGGAAACAGTTTAAGAGCCTTACATTCCCGCTGATCATCCCATTTTTCAGTATCAACATGGTACTGTGCATGAAGAACTTCCTGATGGTATTCGATCAGGTCATGGCTCTCACAAAGGGTGGTCCTTCCCAGAGTACGGAGTCGATCTCCTACCTGATCTACAATAACGGTATGAGCGGCGGACAGTTCGGATTCCAGAGTGCGAATGCCTTTGTATTCTTTGTCGTGATCGTTGCAATCTCTGTCATTCAGATGACAGCTACTGGTAAGAAGGAGGAACAGCTGTGA
- a CDS encoding FprA family A-type flavoprotein, which produces MQKVTESIINIGIDDREITLFEGQYEIEKGMAYNSYVILDEKVAVMDTVDAHVTGQWLHELDQALNGRKVDYLIVQHMEPDHGGSIRELADRFPDMKIVASTIAVRMLDQFFDGDMQGRTETVKEGDTLSLGSHTLQFYTAAMVHWPEVLVTYEQSEQIMFSADAFGKFGTRDADEEWAREARRYYINICGKYGVQVQALLKKLSGLSISAICSLHGPVLTENLGYYMDKYNIWSSYAPEKAGVFIAYASIYGHTRDAALKLRDLLQENGVKEVAMCDLCRDDLHEAVSNAFCYDRLVLAAVSYDSGLFPAMETLLRHLKAKNYQKRMVALIENGSWGPCAAKEMRALLETMKEITVAEPVVTIKSAMKSENVAQLEELAGVLAGSVNKNE; this is translated from the coding sequence ATGCAAAAAGTAACGGAATCAATTATAAATATAGGGATCGACGACAGAGAGATCACACTTTTTGAAGGACAATATGAAATCGAAAAAGGAATGGCATATAACTCCTATGTGATATTGGATGAGAAAGTGGCTGTTATGGACACGGTCGATGCGCACGTGACCGGGCAGTGGCTTCACGAGCTTGACCAGGCGCTGAACGGCAGGAAGGTGGATTATCTGATTGTACAGCATATGGAGCCGGATCATGGCGGCAGTATCCGGGAACTGGCAGACAGATTTCCGGATATGAAGATTGTGGCCAGCACGATAGCAGTGCGCATGTTAGATCAGTTTTTTGACGGGGACATGCAGGGGCGCACGGAAACGGTCAAAGAGGGTGATACACTTTCGCTTGGTTCTCATACTCTGCAGTTTTATACGGCAGCGATGGTACACTGGCCGGAAGTACTTGTAACATATGAGCAGTCCGAGCAGATCATGTTCAGCGCGGACGCTTTCGGAAAGTTTGGCACGCGGGATGCAGACGAGGAGTGGGCACGGGAAGCGAGACGCTATTATATCAATATATGTGGGAAGTACGGCGTACAGGTGCAGGCATTGCTTAAAAAATTGTCCGGTCTTTCCATATCGGCGATCTGTTCTTTGCACGGGCCGGTATTGACAGAAAATCTCGGCTATTATATGGACAAATACAATATCTGGAGCAGTTATGCACCGGAAAAGGCAGGGGTCTTTATTGCCTATGCTTCCATCTATGGTCATACTAGGGATGCAGCGTTGAAACTGAGAGATCTTTTGCAGGAAAACGGTGTAAAAGAAGTGGCAATGTGCGACCTTTGTCGTGATGATCTCCACGAGGCCGTAAGCAATGCCTTTTGTTATGACAGGCTTGTACTGGCGGCGGTTTCTTATGACAGTGGCCTGTTCCCGGCGATGGAGACATTGCTGCGTCATCTGAAGGCGAAGAATTATCAGAAGAGGATGGTCGCTTTGATTGAAAATGGTTCCTGGGGACCATGTGCTGCGAAGGAAATGCGGGCGCTTCTGGAGACGATGAAGGAAATTACAGTCGCAGAGCCAGTCGTGACGATCAAATCAGCGATGAAGTCGGAGAATGTGGCGCAGTTGGAGGAACTGGCAGGCGTGTTGGCCGGAAGCGTAAACAAGAATGAGTGA
- a CDS encoding amylosucrase, translated as MLKNQEKIYRERYDRHFDELKWLYMELYDNDGMFAELCENMHSFYEDRNQDLHTLDRKREEDPNWYKSNDMLGMMFYIDNFGGTIKGVQDKLDYIEKCNVNYIHLMPFLETVEGRSDGGYAVADFRKVQEKLGTMEDLEALTEKCHRKNINVCMDFVMNHTSEDHRWAKRARQGEGEYMSRYFFYDNDQIPNWYEETVPQVFPTTAPGNFTWLPEIGHYVMTTFYPYQWDLNYRNPRVFNEMMYNFLYLANRGVDIIRIDAVPYIWKQLGTQCRNLPQVHTIVRMMRMIGEIVCPGILLLGEVVMEPEKVVPYFGTVEKPECHMLYNVTTMATTWHTVAARDVRLLKKQLDIVNSLPKDYVFLNYLRCHDDIGWGLDYGTLMTEGIGEVSHKKYLNDYFRGYTGSSNSRGELYNEDLVTGDARFCGTTASMCGIERAQSEHNEAMMKSAIQMDVMLHAYMFMQSGIPVLYSGDEIGQLNDYSYREDPAKEADSRYLHRGAMNWKLAENITDLMTVQGQLFQRLGQLEEIRKRERVFVTDAATWTVETWEPGVLCICRAYGGEKVIGLFNFSEYDKTAWINETDGDYKDMLTGSVIGQASGVNIPGYGFYYLKRVEEK; from the coding sequence ATGTTAAAAAATCAGGAAAAAATTTACAGAGAACGATATGACAGACATTTTGACGAATTAAAATGGCTGTACATGGAGCTGTATGATAATGATGGAATGTTCGCGGAATTGTGTGAAAATATGCACAGTTTTTATGAGGACAGAAATCAGGATCTGCATACGTTAGACAGGAAGAGAGAGGAAGATCCCAACTGGTATAAAAGCAATGATATGTTGGGGATGATGTTTTATATTGACAATTTCGGCGGTACAATCAAAGGGGTCCAGGATAAGCTCGATTATATCGAGAAGTGCAATGTGAATTATATTCACCTTATGCCTTTTCTGGAGACGGTAGAGGGAAGGTCAGACGGTGGATATGCGGTGGCTGATTTCCGGAAAGTACAGGAAAAGCTGGGGACGATGGAAGATCTGGAGGCTCTGACAGAGAAATGCCATCGAAAAAATATCAATGTCTGCATGGATTTTGTGATGAATCACACATCAGAGGATCACAGATGGGCGAAGCGGGCCAGACAGGGTGAGGGGGAATACATGAGCCGGTATTTCTTCTATGATAATGACCAGATCCCAAACTGGTATGAAGAGACGGTACCGCAAGTGTTTCCGACAACTGCCCCGGGCAATTTCACCTGGCTGCCGGAAATTGGGCATTATGTGATGACGACTTTCTATCCTTATCAGTGGGATCTGAATTATCGCAATCCGCGGGTGTTCAACGAGATGATGTACAACTTCCTGTATCTGGCTAACCGGGGCGTGGACATCATCCGTATTGACGCTGTGCCATATATTTGGAAACAGTTGGGGACACAGTGCAGGAACTTGCCGCAGGTACATACGATCGTCCGCATGATGCGTATGATCGGCGAGATTGTCTGCCCGGGCATTCTGCTTCTGGGCGAGGTCGTGATGGAGCCGGAGAAAGTAGTGCCTTATTTCGGAACGGTCGAGAAACCGGAATGCCATATGCTGTATAATGTGACGACGATGGCGACTACCTGGCATACGGTGGCGGCGAGAGACGTACGTCTGTTAAAAAAACAGTTGGATATTGTAAATTCTCTGCCGAAAGATTATGTATTCCTCAATTATCTGCGGTGTCATGATGATATAGGCTGGGGTCTGGATTATGGCACTCTGATGACAGAGGGGATCGGAGAGGTCTCCCATAAAAAGTATCTGAATGATTATTTCCGTGGCTATACGGGCAGCAGCAACAGCCGGGGAGAACTTTATAATGAGGACCTGGTGACGGGCGATGCGAGATTTTGCGGAACGACTGCTTCCATGTGCGGCATTGAGCGGGCGCAGTCCGAGCACAACGAGGCAATGATGAAAAGCGCCATACAGATGGATGTGATGCTTCATGCTTATATGTTTATGCAGTCAGGGATTCCGGTCCTTTACAGTGGAGATGAGATCGGACAGCTCAATGATTACAGCTACAGGGAGGATCCTGCCAAGGAGGCGGATTCCAGATACCTGCACCGTGGTGCGATGAACTGGAAGCTGGCGGAAAATATTACCGACCTGATGACTGTGCAGGGGCAGTTGTTCCAGAGGCTTGGCCAACTGGAAGAGATACGAAAGAGGGAGCGTGTCTTTGTGACAGACGCTGCCACATGGACGGTCGAGACCTGGGAGCCGGGCGTGCTCTGCATCTGCCGGGCATATGGCGGGGAGAAAGTTATCGGATTGTTTAACTTTAGCGAGTATGACAAGACGGCATGGATTAACGAGACCGACGGGGATTATAAAGATATGCTTACCGGTTCTGTGATCGGTCAGGCCAGTGGCGTCAATATTCCCGGTTATGGGTTTTATTATCTGAAGAGAGTGGAAGAAAAATAA
- a CDS encoding carbohydrate ABC transporter permease yields MKKHNKQTAAVNWPVTILLILGCITIFFPLYMAVIIAFKQPTEMTNDIAGALAFPAQWSFANFSEAMRVTDFWNSLGNSLLLTMATVVIAIVIHGLAGYAIGRSMIRSKTYNVIYLYIVSGMFVPFAILMMPLVKQTAQMGIANRLGVILLYVVFYMPLNMMLYKGYLTNIPIALEEAARVDGASTWRTYWSIVFPIMKPMHATVAVLTAMSTWNDVMTPLVIMSGTGKNTLPLAQLNFQTQFGTNYNLAFASYLLALIPILLFYIICQKQILNGVVNGAVK; encoded by the coding sequence ATGAAAAAGCATAATAAACAGACAGCAGCCGTAAATTGGCCGGTTACTATTTTGCTGATTCTCGGATGCATTACGATATTCTTTCCTTTATATATGGCTGTAATCATCGCTTTCAAGCAGCCTACGGAAATGACAAACGATATTGCCGGAGCGCTTGCATTTCCGGCACAGTGGAGTTTCGCGAACTTTTCGGAGGCAATGCGTGTGACTGATTTCTGGAATTCGCTTGGTAACAGCCTTCTGCTGACAATGGCAACGGTGGTAATCGCGATTGTCATTCATGGTCTGGCAGGCTATGCGATCGGTCGCAGCATGATCAGAAGCAAGACTTACAATGTAATCTATCTGTATATCGTGAGCGGTATGTTTGTTCCTTTTGCAATTTTGATGATGCCTCTAGTAAAACAGACGGCGCAGATGGGCATCGCCAACAGACTGGGGGTTATCCTGCTGTATGTCGTATTTTACATGCCATTGAACATGATGCTCTACAAAGGGTATTTGACGAATATTCCGATCGCCCTGGAAGAGGCGGCGCGTGTGGACGGCGCTTCCACCTGGCGGACATACTGGTCGATCGTATTCCCGATCATGAAGCCGATGCACGCAACCGTTGCGGTACTGACGGCTATGAGCACATGGAACGATGTTATGACACCGCTTGTCATTATGTCCGGTACCGGAAAAAATACGCTGCCGCTGGCACAGCTGAATTTCCAGACACAGTTTGGTACAAACTATAACCTGGCATTCGCTTCTTACCTGTTGGCATTGATTCCGATCCTTTTATTCTATATTATCTGCCAGAAACAGATCTTGAACGGTGTTGTAAACGGAGCCGTAAAATAG
- a CDS encoding AraC family transcriptional regulator, whose protein sequence is MQDLIFSVFPSENFVDLGLYQFGWEQCKPAHLYGPAARNHYLFHYVISGTGTLTAQDAKGISQVYQIRSGQGFMLFPDQISTYVASENLPWEYVWLEFDGLRAREAVERAGLSVNEPVYHAKFSDIKEEMASEMMYIVNHKDSSPFHLIGHLYLFLDYLSRSSAQLFAPRNKLCDFYIKEAITFIEQNFQNSITVEDIAAACGLNRSYFGKIFHKHVGRSPQEFLIAYRMTKAAELLRLTTLSIADIGNAVGYPNQLHFSRAFKSVYQLSPRQWRMENGIRNESLSFFE, encoded by the coding sequence ATGCAAGATCTTATTTTTTCCGTTTTTCCCAGTGAAAATTTTGTCGATTTAGGCTTATATCAGTTTGGATGGGAACAATGTAAACCGGCTCATCTTTATGGACCAGCCGCCCGCAATCATTACCTTTTTCACTATGTAATATCCGGTACAGGAACGTTGACCGCACAAGATGCCAAGGGAATCAGTCAGGTATATCAGATCAGAAGCGGACAGGGATTTATGCTCTTTCCCGACCAGATCTCCACTTATGTCGCCTCGGAAAATCTCCCCTGGGAATATGTGTGGCTCGAATTTGACGGTTTGCGGGCCAGAGAAGCAGTGGAACGGGCCGGCTTGTCCGTAAATGAACCGGTTTATCATGCGAAATTCAGCGACATCAAAGAAGAGATGGCTTCTGAAATGATGTACATTGTAAATCATAAAGACAGCTCTCCCTTTCACCTGATCGGACATCTCTATCTTTTTCTTGACTACCTGTCCCGCTCCAGCGCTCAACTGTTTGCGCCGCGCAATAAATTATGTGATTTTTATATTAAAGAAGCAATCACATTTATTGAGCAAAATTTTCAAAATTCCATTACCGTGGAGGATATTGCAGCCGCCTGCGGCTTAAACCGCAGCTATTTCGGCAAGATTTTTCACAAACATGTCGGCAGGTCACCGCAGGAATTTTTGATCGCATATCGGATGACAAAAGCTGCGGAGCTTCTCAGACTGACGACGCTATCCATTGCAGACATTGGAAATGCAGTCGGTTATCCCAACCAACTGCACTTCTCCCGGGCATTCAAGAGTGTCTACCAGCTTTCCCCAAGGCAATGGCGTATGGAAAACGGTATCAGAAATGAATCCTTATCCTTCTTTGAGTAA
- a CDS encoding alpha-glucosidase: MMDELWWKQAVIYQIYPRSFYDSNGDGIGDLKGVIQKLEYLQNLGIQAIWLSPVCCSPQDDNGYDISNYQDIDPLFGSLEDMDELIRQASTRGIRIILDLVLNHTSDEHPWFLKAKQSRDNPYHAYYVWRDGEEGTPPSDLKASFGGSAWEWVPECGQYYLHQFSVKQPDLNWENPQVRKEIYQMIRWWTERGIGGFRLDVIDLIAKEPDRGVMAEGKQLHEYLKEMSREVFAGNHLITVGEAWSATPERAFLYSNPDGSELSMVFQFEHILLDQQPDGEKWDLAPLPFVEFKKTLAKWQTQLYQKGWNSLFFSNHDLPRSVSRFGDDGEYREKSAKMLALCLHGMQGTPYVYQGEELGMTNVRFDISEYRDIELLNMYRERRQAGYPEEEIMESVYAKGRDNARTPMQWNGGEHAGFTSGTPWIRVNPNYTDVNVERQMADEDSVFHFYRKLIALRKREKVLTDGRFTLLLPEDPDIFAYIRENETDRLLVICNFTSQAVRYTLSENWEEAEVLLSNEKLKFFQGILQPYEAYMVVKRKEDVQ; the protein is encoded by the coding sequence ATGATGGATGAACTGTGGTGGAAACAGGCAGTAATTTATCAGATATATCCCCGCAGCTTTTACGACAGCAATGGTGACGGCATAGGAGATCTGAAAGGGGTCATACAAAAGCTGGAGTATTTGCAAAATCTGGGGATACAGGCGATCTGGCTGTCGCCGGTCTGCTGCTCACCTCAGGACGACAACGGATATGATATTTCCAATTATCAGGACATCGATCCGCTGTTTGGCAGTCTGGAAGATATGGATGAGCTGATCCGTCAGGCATCGACACGCGGCATACGGATCATTCTGGACTTGGTGTTGAATCATACTTCTGATGAACATCCGTGGTTTTTGAAGGCAAAGCAGAGCCGGGATAACCCTTACCATGCGTACTATGTGTGGCGGGATGGTGAAGAGGGAACGCCGCCCAGCGACCTGAAAGCCAGCTTTGGCGGTTCCGCATGGGAATGGGTGCCGGAATGCGGACAGTACTATCTGCATCAGTTCTCGGTGAAACAACCGGATCTGAACTGGGAGAATCCACAAGTGAGAAAAGAGATCTATCAAATGATCCGCTGGTGGACAGAAAGAGGGATCGGAGGTTTTCGTCTGGATGTTATTGACCTGATCGCCAAAGAACCTGACAGAGGCGTGATGGCGGAGGGAAAACAGCTTCACGAGTACTTAAAGGAGATGAGCCGGGAAGTTTTTGCAGGAAACCACCTGATCACTGTGGGAGAAGCGTGGAGTGCAACTCCCGAACGGGCATTTCTGTACAGTAACCCGGACGGCAGTGAACTCTCGATGGTCTTTCAGTTCGAACACATTCTTCTGGATCAACAACCGGACGGAGAAAAGTGGGATCTGGCGCCGTTGCCTTTTGTCGAATTTAAAAAGACGCTTGCCAAATGGCAGACGCAATTATACCAGAAGGGCTGGAACAGTCTCTTTTTCAGCAATCACGATCTGCCAAGATCAGTATCCCGTTTTGGGGATGACGGAGAGTACAGGGAAAAATCCGCGAAAATGCTGGCACTGTGTCTGCATGGAATGCAGGGAACGCCTTATGTTTACCAGGGGGAGGAACTTGGCATGACAAATGTCAGGTTTGATATTAGTGAATACAGGGACATCGAACTGCTGAATATGTATCGGGAGCGCAGGCAGGCAGGCTATCCGGAGGAGGAAATCATGGAGTCTGTCTATGCAAAAGGACGTGACAACGCCCGCACGCCGATGCAGTGGAACGGAGGGGAACATGCAGGCTTTACGAGCGGGACGCCGTGGATACGCGTAAATCCGAATTATACGGATGTAAACGTGGAGCGGCAGATGGCGGACGAAGATTCCGTTTTTCATTTTTACAGAAAACTGATCGCGCTGCGAAAGAGGGAAAAGGTGCTGACTGACGGCAGATTTACACTTTTGCTGCCGGAGGATCCGGATATATTTGCTTATATCCGTGAAAATGAGACAGACAGACTTTTGGTGATCTGCAATTTTACATCACAGGCAGTGCGGTATACGCTTTCGGAGAACTGGGAAGAGGCGGAAGTGCTGCTGAGCAATGAAAAACTAAAATTTTTTCAGGGAATCTTGCAGCCATATGAAGCATATATGGTAGTCAAGAGAAAGGAGGATGTACAATGA
- a CDS encoding extracellular solute-binding protein produces the protein MSAVIAASAALSGCGAENADGKVRVEIVQYKPEAVKAFEQLEEKFNATHDDIELVIDSPNDAMTIIKTRFIREDYPDIIGIGGDINYSNFLDSDMLMDISDYEGLKDIKESYLRTAKELEFIPYDGVYAVPYMANAAGVLYNKDIFDEHGWTIPTTLDEFYQLCSDIQAAGIQPLYFGFKDTWTCLAPWNAICVDVAPSDTCSQVNSGKAKFADAYRPVAEITKSLLPYAQSDPFAYSYNDACTAFARGESAMYVIGSYAVPQIKSVNPDINIDSFVFPGSNNPEENLLNSGNDLQWSVMAGCENIEAVYEVLDFLYEDENIQIYLDDQSAVPCKKGDFVLPPMLDGMKEYIENDRMADYQDHHYPAEMAVDAMIQTFLMDESDSSVDTFLQKFDAEWARYNRDLIAKVQKFYSEHPEKMTEGSED, from the coding sequence ATGTCCGCCGTCATAGCGGCGTCGGCTGCACTGTCAGGATGCGGCGCCGAAAATGCTGACGGGAAAGTAAGGGTGGAGATCGTGCAGTACAAACCGGAGGCTGTCAAGGCATTTGAACAACTGGAGGAGAAGTTCAACGCGACACACGATGATATTGAGCTGGTGATCGATTCTCCGAATGATGCAATGACGATCATTAAGACCAGATTTATCAGAGAGGACTATCCGGATATTATCGGTATCGGCGGAGACATTAACTATTCTAACTTTTTGGACTCGGATATGTTAATGGATATATCGGACTATGAAGGATTGAAAGATATTAAGGAGTCATATTTGAGAACGGCCAAGGAGCTGGAGTTTATTCCGTACGACGGAGTATATGCGGTACCTTATATGGCAAATGCGGCCGGTGTACTCTATAATAAGGATATTTTTGATGAACATGGATGGACGATTCCGACAACACTGGATGAATTTTATCAACTGTGCAGCGATATTCAGGCAGCAGGAATCCAGCCGTTGTATTTCGGATTCAAGGATACATGGACGTGTCTGGCACCCTGGAATGCGATCTGCGTTGACGTAGCGCCGTCAGATACCTGTTCCCAGGTCAATTCCGGTAAGGCAAAGTTTGCGGATGCTTACCGTCCGGTAGCGGAGATTACGAAATCCCTGCTTCCGTATGCACAGAGTGATCCGTTTGCCTACAGCTATAATGACGCATGTACCGCATTCGCAAGAGGGGAATCCGCGATGTATGTGATCGGCAGCTATGCCGTTCCGCAGATCAAATCTGTCAATCCGGATATCAATATCGACTCTTTTGTATTCCCGGGCAGCAATAATCCGGAAGAGAATCTTCTCAACTCCGGTAACGATCTTCAGTGGTCAGTGATGGCAGGCTGTGAAAATATAGAAGCGGTCTATGAAGTATTGGACTTCCTGTATGAGGATGAAAATATTCAGATCTATCTGGACGATCAAAGCGCGGTGCCGTGTAAGAAGGGCGATTTCGTACTTCCGCCTATGCTTGATGGCATGAAAGAATATATTGAAAACGACCGTATGGCAGACTATCAGGATCATCATTATCCGGCTGAAATGGCGGTAGACGCTATGATCCAGACGTTTTTGATGGATGAGAGTGATAGCAGCGTAGATACATTTTTGCAGAAATTTGATGCGGAATGGGCGAGATATAACAGAGACCTGATCGCAAAAGTGCAGAAATTCTACAGCGAACATCCGGAAAAGATGACAGAAGGGAGCGAGGATTGA
- a CDS encoding alpha-galactosidase — protein MAISINEKDKIFTLHTTKSTYQMKVDKYRNLLHTYFGVRAQGTDFSYLIVPADHGFSGQPAEAGDERTYSMDCYPLEYPVHGNGDYRIKALKAGISGQVPALDLRYHSHKITKGKYGLQGLPAMFEAQEDSAETLEVVLKDLYEEIYVTLLYGVLEKANVITRTAVIYNRGKAPLHIHRAMSFALDFLENDKELIHFYGKHQWERQFERTKLMHGISEVSSMRGMSSHQHNPFVILCDKDATEDYGKCYGISLLYSGGFRIQTEVDQLDQVRIAGGIDDDEFEWILEQGESFITPEAVLCFTDRGLTDLSHDITDAYETSLIRSSWKNKRRPILVNNWEATYFEFNGEKLLEIARQARAIGLDMLVLDDGWFGKRDDDNSGLGDWQVNERKLGCSLKELVDEVRKLGLMFGIWVEFEMVSEDSELYRNHPDWVMVIPDRDPVRSRNQLVLDLSRRDVIAYLRDAIDTVLQSADISYMKWDVNRSLENVFSGYAPSLSQGAVRYRYVLGLYELLEYVTQRYPDVLLEGCCGGGGRFDAGMLYYTPQIWCSDNTDAIERLRIHYGTSFGYPMSAVAAHVSVCPNHQNGRITPFKTRGICAMQGAFGYELDLNHLSAEELEEAKEQADFYRKHHGLFQSGDYYRLSSPYENHDFTAWSYVSKDKSKVSLSVIFTDLHGNPKPLRVKLKGLEAEAVYRLGDAEYTGDALMAAGVVLPIPECEYDSWFALIEKL, from the coding sequence ATGGCAATCAGTATTAATGAGAAAGACAAGATATTTACGCTGCATACCACAAAGAGCACATACCAAATGAAAGTAGACAAATACCGAAATTTGCTGCATACGTATTTTGGTGTCCGTGCCCAGGGAACCGATTTTTCGTATCTGATCGTTCCGGCTGACCATGGTTTTTCCGGTCAGCCGGCAGAGGCAGGAGACGAGAGAACGTATTCTATGGATTGTTACCCTCTGGAATATCCGGTGCATGGGAACGGAGATTATCGGATCAAGGCATTGAAAGCCGGAATATCCGGACAGGTTCCCGCACTGGATCTTCGTTATCACTCACATAAGATAACTAAGGGGAAATATGGACTACAGGGATTGCCGGCAATGTTTGAGGCACAAGAAGACAGTGCGGAGACATTGGAGGTCGTCCTCAAAGATTTATATGAAGAGATCTATGTTACATTGCTCTATGGAGTGTTGGAGAAAGCCAATGTGATCACACGCACGGCGGTTATCTATAACAGAGGAAAAGCACCGCTGCATATTCACCGCGCCATGAGCTTCGCACTGGATTTTTTGGAAAATGATAAAGAACTGATTCATTTTTATGGCAAGCATCAATGGGAAAGACAATTTGAGCGGACCAAACTGATGCACGGCATCTCGGAAGTATCGAGTATGCGGGGGATGTCCAGCCATCAGCACAATCCTTTTGTGATCCTCTGTGATAAAGATGCGACAGAGGACTACGGGAAATGCTATGGCATCTCTCTGCTGTACAGCGGTGGTTTCCGCATTCAGACAGAAGTTGATCAGCTGGATCAGGTGCGCATCGCAGGTGGTATCGACGATGACGAGTTTGAATGGATTCTCGAACAGGGAGAATCTTTCATCACACCGGAGGCTGTTCTTTGCTTCACAGACAGAGGGCTGACCGATCTGTCGCACGATATTACCGATGCGTATGAGACGAGCCTGATCAGGAGCAGCTGGAAAAATAAAAGACGTCCGATTCTTGTAAACAACTGGGAAGCGACTTATTTTGAATTTAACGGAGAGAAACTTTTGGAGATTGCCAGACAGGCACGGGCTATCGGGCTTGACATGCTTGTGCTGGATGACGGCTGGTTTGGGAAACGGGATGATGACAATTCCGGCCTTGGGGACTGGCAGGTCAACGAACGTAAACTCGGCTGTTCTCTGAAGGAACTGGTGGACGAGGTCAGGAAGCTGGGGCTTATGTTCGGCATCTGGGTAGAGTTTGAGATGGTTTCGGAGGACAGTGAGCTGTACCGCAATCATCCAGACTGGGTGATGGTCATTCCTGACAGAGACCCGGTACGCTCCAGAAATCAACTGGTGCTTGATCTGTCCAGAAGAGATGTGATCGCATATCTGCGGGATGCCATCGACACTGTCCTGCAGTCGGCAGACATCAGCTATATGAAATGGGACGTGAACAGAAGTCTGGAAAATGTTTTCAGCGGTTATGCGCCGTCGCTAAGTCAGGGCGCAGTGAGATACCGCTATGTATTAGGGTTGTATGAGTTATTGGAGTATGTGACGCAGCGCTATCCGGATGTATTGCTGGAGGGCTGCTGTGGCGGAGGCGGACGGTTTGATGCAGGGATGCTGTATTATACGCCGCAGATCTGGTGCAGTGACAACACGGATGCTATCGAACGGCTCCGCATTCATTATGGAACTTCTTTCGGCTATCCGATGTCGGCCGTGGCGGCTCATGTGTCCGTCTGCCCGAATCATCAAAATGGCAGAATCACGCCTTTTAAGACTCGTGGTATCTGTGCGATGCAGGGGGCATTTGGATATGAGCTTGACCTGAATCATCTGTCTGCGGAAGAGCTGGAAGAAGCAAAGGAGCAGGCTGATTTTTACAGAAAACATCATGGGCTGTTCCAGAGCGGCGACTATTACCGTTTGTCTTCGCCTTATGAAAATCATGATTTTACCGCTTGGAGTTATGTGTCAAAAGACAAGTCAAAAGTTTCCCTGAGCGTGATCTTTACAGATCTGCATGGAAATCCAAAGCCTCTGCGTGTAAAACTGAAGGGGCTTGAGGCGGAAGCTGTCTACAGGCTTGGTGATGCGGAGTATACGGGAGATGCGCTTATGGCGGCAGGCGTGGTATTGCCCATACCGGAGTGCGAATATGATTCCTGGTTTGCCTTGATAGAGAAATTGTAA